The following are from one region of the Lytechinus variegatus isolate NC3 chromosome 4, Lvar_3.0, whole genome shotgun sequence genome:
- the LOC121414505 gene encoding cystine/glutamate transporter-like, producing MSVSSRTSINPPESEDGDSITGGSREDGDSTDSKVAIPRHLGLWGCVWHTIGNIIGTGIFISPSGILRGTGGSVGLALIFWPVCGLIQTCGSFVYAELAVMIKKSGGELTFLHDAYGPAIAFLKLWIIVFFLTAGSAITAIIIPEYMLTPFFPCSDPPILAVRFMGICVVLFLVGINCVSVQGPTRFAGFFTITKTIGLIIIITSGMYNLATGHTTYLANGFSTGTPSLKLLPIAFYAGTFAYGGWDVVAALTEEIKQPKRNIPLSLVISMTIIIIVYVLTNVAYFTLLSPEEVLNSPAIAADYSVKALGRWSWLIWFFVSMSAMGALNSTIYKRGRQLFALAREGVLPEIAAMLNVNYLTPIPATFVTLIGLIYLIEEDIFSIIAYVGFVENIFDTMTVAILPYYRWKYPNREREFKCPLVLAIIYMCGQVLVAVLAFYLDPVKKSIGLAVVLTGLPFYFAFYHPRYKLKQEWVKKSSVKLTRFLQKLFNCVHQEKRTF from the exons ATGTCGGTTTCCTCGCGAAC GTCCATCAATCCGCCAGAGTCAGAAGATGGCGACTCAATTACTGGCGGTTCAAGGGAGGACGGTGATTCCACTGATTCTAAAGTCGCAATTCCAAGGCATCTTGGTCTATGGGGCTGTGTGTGGCATACG ATCGGAAACATCATCGGGACGGGCATCTTCATCTCGCCCTCTGGCATCTTGAGAGGAACCGGTGGATCGGTGGGGCTGGCACTGATCTTCTGGCCAGTTTGTGGTCTAATTCAGACCTGTGGCAGCTTCGTGTATGCCGAACTTGCCGTCATGATAAAGAAGTCCGGAG GAGAACTGACTTTCCTCCATGATGCCTACGGTCCGGCCATCGCCTTCCTCAAGCTCTGGATCATCGTCTTCTTCTTGACCGCTGGTTCGGCCATCACGGCCATCATCATCCCTGAATACATGCTTACCCCTTTCTTCCCCTGCTCGGATCCGCCCATCCTTGCCGTCAGATTCATGGGCATCTGCGTCGTAT tgttcttAGTTGGGATAAACTGCGTGAGTGTCCAGGGACCAACCCGCTTTGCTGGTTTCTTCACAATCACGAAGACCATTGGacttattataatcatcaccaGCGGCATGTATAACTTAGCTACTG GCCATACAACTTACTTAGCAAATGGTTTCAGCACCGGCACTCCAAGTCTAAAGCTCTTACCTATTGCATTCTACGCAGGGACTTTTGCCTACGGAGGATG GGATGTTGTGGCTGCTTTGACGGAAGAAATAAAACAACCAAAAAG GAACATCCCTCTTAGTTTAGTAATCTCTATgacaatcattatcatcgtctATGTGTTAACCAACGTCGCTTACTTCACACTTCTTTCACCCGAAGAAGTGCTTAACTCTCCAGCAATTGCCGCG GACTACAGCGTAAAAGCGTTGGGTAGGTGGTCTTGGCTCATTTGGTTCTTTGTTTCTATGTCAGCTATGGGTGCTCTCAATTCAACCATCTATAAACGTGGAag GCAACTCTTCGCCTTGGCACGAGAGGGCGTGCTACCTGAAATCGCTGCAATGCTCAACGTCAACTACCTCACCCCTATCCCAGCGACCTTCGTCACCCTCATCGGGCTCATCTACCTAATCGAAGAGGACATCTTCAGCATCATCGCCTACGTCGGTTTCGTTGAAAACATCTTTGATACGATGACGGTGGCGATATTGCCCTATTATCGATGGAAGTACCCCAACCGGGAAAGAGAATTCAAA TGCCCCTTGGTATTGGCTATTATCTACATGTGTGGCCAAGTCTTGGTTGCTGTCCTTGCGTTCTACTTGGATCCCGTGAAGAAATCTATCGGTCTTGCCGTCGTACTCACCGGGCTTCCGTTTTACTTCGCCTTCTACCACCCGCGGTACAAACTCAAACAAGAATGGGTCAAGAAAAGTTCAG tgAAACTGACAAGATTTTTACAGAAGCTGTTCAACTGCGTCCATCAAGAGAAAAGgaccttttaa
- the LOC121414509 gene encoding tubulin alpha-1C chain-like, which translates to MRECISVHVGQAGVQIGNACWELYCLEHGIQPDGNMPSDSTLGGGDDSFNTFFSETGAGKHVPRAVFVDLEPTVVDEVRTGVYRQLFHPEQLITGKEDAANNYARGHYTVGKELVDQVLDKIRKLADQCTGLQGFLVFHSFGGGTGSGFTSLLMERLSVDYGKKSKLEFSIYPAPQVSTAVVEPYNSILTTHTTLEHSDCAFMVDNEAIYDICRRNLDIERPTYTNLNRLISQIVSSITASLRFDGALNVDLTEFQTNLVPYPRIHFPLATYAPVISAEKAYHEQLTVAEITNSCFEPANQMVKCDPRHGKYMACCLLFRGDVVPKDVNAAIATIKTKRSIQFVDWCPTGFKVGINYQPPTVVPGGDLAKVQRAVCMLSNTTAIAEAWARLDHKFDLMYAKRAFVHWYVGEGMEEGEFAEAREDLAALEKDYEEVGVDSNDGEEEEAEIEEY; encoded by the exons ATG CGTGAATGTATCTCAGTCCACGTCGGCCAAGCCGGAGTCCAGATCGGTAATGCCTGCTGGGAGCTGTACTGCCTCGAGCACGGGATCCAACCCGATGGCAATATGCCCAGCGACAGCACACTTGGAGGTGGTGACGACTCCTTCAACACCTTCTTCAGTGAGACTGGAGCTGGCAAGCACGTCCCCCGTGCCGTCTTCGTCGATCTCGAGCCAACCGTAGTCG ATGAAGTCCGCACTGGCGTATACCGTCAGCTCTTCCACCCTGAGCAGCTGATCACCGGGAAGGAGGATGCTGCCAACAACTACGCCCGTGGCCACTACACCGTCGGAAAGGAGCTGGTTGACCAAGTCTTGGACAAGATCAGGAAGCTG GCGGATCAATGCACAGGCCTTCAAGGATTCCTGGTATTCCACAGCTTCGGTGGTGGAACTGGCTCTGGATTCACCTCTCTGCTGATGGAGCGTCTCTCTGTTGATTACGGAAAGAAGTCCAAGCTTGAGTTCTCCATCTACCCGGCTCCTCAGGTTTCCACTGCCGTCGTTGAGCCCTACAACTCAATCCTGACAACCCACACTACCCTTGAACATTCCGATTGTGCTTTCATGGTCGACAACGAGGCTATCTATGATATCTGTCGTCGCAACCTCGACATCGAACGCCCCACCTACACTAACCTAAACAGGTTGATTAGTCAGATCGTTTCCTCCATCACCGCTTCTCTGCGATTCGACGGCGCCCTCAACGTTGACCTTACTGAGTTCCAGACCAACTTGGTGCCCTATCCACGTATTCATTTCCCTCTTGCCACCTACGCACCAGTCATCTCTGCTGAGAAGGCCTACCACGAACAACTGACAGTTGCTGAGATCACTAACTCCTGCTTCGAGCCCGCCAACCAGATGGTGAAGTGTGATCCCCGTCATGGCAAATACATGGCTTGTTGTCTTCTTTTCCGTGGCGATGTCGTCCCTAAAGATGTTAATGCTGCCATTGCCACTATCAAGACCAAACGCTCCATACAGTTCGTCGACTGGTGTCCGACTGGCTTCAAGGTCGGTATCAACTACCAGCCACCGACCGTCGTACCTGGTGGCGACCTTGCCAAGGTGCAGCGTGCCGTCTGCATGTTGAGCAACACCACCGCCATCGCCGAGGCCTGGGCCCGTCTCGACCACAAGTTCGATCTAATGTACGCCAAGCGTGCTTTCGTCCATTGGTACGTCGGAGAGGGTATGGAAGAAGGAGAATTTGCCGAAGCTCGTGAAGATTTGGCAGCTCTCGAGAAAGACTACGAGGAAGTCGGAGTCGATTCCAATGATGGCGAAGAGGAAGAAGCTGAAATCGAAGAGTATTAA
- the LOC121414510 gene encoding tubulin alpha-1B chain-like: protein MRECISVHVGQAGVQIGNACWELYCLEHGIQPDGQMPSDASRGGGDDSFNTFFSETGAGKHVPRAVFVDLEPTVIDEVRTGTYRQLFHPEQLITGKEDAANNYARGHYTVGKEQIDIVLDRIRKLADQCTGLQGFLIFHSFGGGTGSGFTSLLMERLSVDYGKKSKLEFSIYPAPQIASAVVEPYNSILTTHTTLEHSDCAFMVDNEAIYDICRRNLDIERPTYTNLNRLIAQVVSSITASLRFDGALNVDLTEFQTNLVPYPRIHFPLATYSPVVSAEKAYHEQLTVAEITNSCFEAANQMVKCDPRHGKYMACCLLYRGDVVPKDVNAAIASIKTKRSIQFVDWCPTGFKVGINYQPPTVVPGGDLAKVQRAVCMLSNTTAVAEAWARLDHKFDLMYAKRAFVHWYVGEGMEEGEFSEAREDMAALEKDYEEVGMDSIDPADEEEQDEY from the exons ATG CGTGAATGTATCTCGGTCCACGTCGGTCAAGCCGGAGTCCAGATCGGTAATGCCTGCTGGGAGCTGTACTGCCTTGAGCACGGCATCCAACCTGATGGTCAGATGCCCTCGGATGCATCTCGAGGAGGTGGGGATGATTCCTTCAACACCTTCTTCAGTGAGACTGGCGCTGGCAAGCACGTCCCTCGAGCAGTCTTCGTCGATCTCGAACCAACTGTTATTG ATGAGGTTCGTACCGGAACATACCGTCAGCTCTTTCACCCTGAGCAGCTGATCACCGGCAAGGAGGATGCTGCCAACAACTACGCCCGTGGTCATTACACCGTGGGGAAAGAGCAGATAGACATCGTCCTAGATAGAATTCGCAAGTTG GCTGACCAGTGCACAGGTCTTCAGGGATTCCTCATCTTCCACAGCTTCGGTGGTGGCACCGGCTCCGGCTTTACTTCTCTGTTGATGGAACGTCTCTCCGTTGACTATGGAAAGAAGTCCAAGCTGGAGTTTTCCATCTACCCAGCACCGCAGATCGCGTCTGCAGTAGTCGAGCCATACAACTCCATCCTGACTACCCATACTACACTGGAGCACTCTGACTGTGCCTTCATGGTCGACAACGAGGCCATCTACGATATCTGCAGACGTAACCTCGACATCGAGCGTCCCACCTACACCAACTTGAATCGTCTCATTGCTCAGGTTGTCTCCTCCATCACTGCTTCTCTGCGATTCGATGGCGCCCTCAACGTCGACCTTACTGAATTCCAGACCAACTTGGTGCCTTACCCTCGAATCCATTTCCCTCTCGCTACCTACTCACCAGTTGTCTCAGCTGAGAAGGCCTATCACGAGCAGTTGACGGTTGCCGAGATCACTAACTCCTGTTTCGAGGCCGCTAACCAGATGGTGAAGTGTGACCCTCGTCACGGCAAGTACATGGCCTGCTGTCTCCTGTACCGTGGTGATGTAGTCCCCAAAGATGTCAACGCCGCCATTGCTTCCATCAAGACCAAACGATCGATTCAGTTCGTCGACTGGTGTCCAACTGGCTTCAAGGTCGGTATCAACTACCAACCACCCACCGTCGTCCCTGGCGGTGATCTTGCCAAGGTTCAGCGTGCCGTTTGCATGTTGAGCAATACCACTGCAGTTGCAGAAGCCTGGGCACGTCTTGACCACAAGTTCGATCTGATGTACGCCAAGCGTGCTTTCGTCCATTGGTACGTCGGAGAGGGTATGGAGGAAGGCGAGTTCTCCGAGGCTCGTGAGGATATGGCTGCTCTCGAGAAGGACTACGAAGAAGTCGGAATGGATTCTATTGATCCAGCAGATGAAGAAGAGCAGGATGAATACTGA
- the LOC121414508 gene encoding tubulin alpha-1 chain-like: MRECISVHVGQAGVQIGNACWELYCLEHGIQPDGQMPSDKTIGGGDDSFNTFFSETGAGKHVPRAVFVDLEPTVVDEVRTGTYRQLFHPEQLITGKEDAANNYARGHYTVGKELIDIVLDRIRKLADQCTGLQGFLIFHSFGGGTGSGFTSLLMERLSVDYGKKSKLEFAVYPAPQISTAVVEPYNSILTTHTTLEHSDCAFMVDNEAIYDICRRNLDIERPTYTNLNRLIGQIVSSITASLRFDGALNVDLTEFQTNLVPYPRIHFPLAVYAPVISAEKAYHEQLTVAEITNACFEPANQMVKCDPRHGKYMACCLLYRGDVVPKDVNAAIATIKTKRTIQFVDWCPTGFKVGINYQPPTVVPGGDLAKVQRAVCMLSNTTAIAEAWARLDHKFDLMYAKRAFVHWYVGEGMEEGEFSEAREDLAALEKDYEEVGVDSVDAEGEEEEGDEY, translated from the exons ATG CGTGAATGTATCTCAGTCCACGTCGGCCAAGCCGGAGTCCAGATCGGTAACGCCTGCTGGGAGTTGTACTGCCTTGAGCACGGCATCCAGCCTGATGGTCAGATGCCCTCAGACAAGACCATCGGAGGTGGTGATGACTCCTTCAACACCTTCTTCAGTGAGACTGGAGCTGGCAAGCACGTCCCCCGTGCCGTCTTCGTTGATCTCGAGCCGACTGTAGTTG ATGAGGTTCGTACCGGAACCTACCGCCAGCTCTTCCACCCTGAGCAGTTGATTACAGGCAAGGAGGATGCTGCCAACAACTACGCTCGTGGTCACTACACCGTCGGAAAGGAACTTATCGATATTGTCCTCGACAGGATCAGGAAGCTGGCTGACCAGTGCACAGGTCTCCAGGGATTCCTCATCTTCCACAGCTTCGGTGGTGGCACCGGTTCCGGCTTCACCTCCTTGTTGATGGAACGGCTATCCGTCGACTACGGAAAGAAGTCCAAGCTCGAATTCGCCGTCTACCCCGCTCCTCAGATATCAACTGCCGTCGTCGAGCCCTACAACTCAATCCTAACAACTCACACAACTCTAGAGCACTCTGACTGTGCCTTCATGGTCGACAACGAGGCAATCTACGATATCTGCCGTCGTAACCTCGACATCGAGCGACCTACGTACACCAATCTGAACCGTCTCATCGGCCAGATTGTCTCCTCCATCACTGCTTCTCTGAGGTTCGATGGCGCCCTCAACGTCGATCTTACAGAATTCCAGACCAACTTGGTGCCCTATCCACGTATTCACTTCCCCCTTGCCGTCTATGCCCCGGTAATTTCTGCTGAAAAGGCCTACCACGAGCAGCTGACAGTTGCCGAGATCACCAATGCTTGTTTCGAGCCCGCCAACCAGATGGTAAAGTGTGACCCTCGTCACGGCAAGTACATGGCCTGCTGTCTCCTGTACCGTGGTGATGTCGTCCCCAAGGATGTCAACGCCGCCATTGCTACCATCAAGACCAAACGTACCATCCAGTTCGTCGACTGGTGTCCAACTGGCTTCAAGGTCGGTATCAACTACCAGCCACCCACCGTCGTTCCTGGTGGTGATCTTGCCAAGGTTCAGCGTGCCGTCTGCATGTTGAGCAACACTACCGCCATCGCCGAGGCTTGGGCCCGTCTCGACCACAAATTCGATCTGATGTACGCCAAGCGTGCTTTCGTCCATTGGTACGTCGGAGAGGGTATGGAAGAAGGAGAGTTCTCTGAGGCTCGTGAAGATTTGGCTGCTCTCGAGAAGGACTACGAAGAAGTGGGTGTCGATTCCGTCGATGcagaaggagaagaggaagaaggtgACGAGTATTAA